In Aristaeella hokkaidonensis, the following are encoded in one genomic region:
- a CDS encoding glycoside hydrolase family 43 protein codes for MSEQRKPLVSHIFTADPSAHVFNGKIYVYPSHDIPHDGEDNDDGDEYRMEDYHILSMDSVDAPCVDNGCALHMKDVPWVSKQMWAPDAAYKDGKYYLYFPARDKDGIFRIGVAVSDDPAGPFTPEENYMPGSYSIDPAVLVDDDGRAYMYNGGLWGGQLEMWQSGSFDPNAHRPEGDEPALGPVFGELDADMKHYKGETKQLQILDENGKPLTAGDEDRRYFEGPWMHKFNGKYYLSYSTGTTHYLVYAEGNRPDGPFTYKGRIMEPVLGWTTHHSIVEYQGKWYLFYHDCELSNGINHRRCVKFTELTIHEDGTIETIRPYEK; via the coding sequence ATGAGTGAACAGCGCAAGCCTCTGGTCTCCCATATCTTTACCGCGGATCCTTCCGCCCACGTCTTCAATGGCAAAATCTACGTATATCCCTCCCATGATATTCCCCACGACGGTGAGGATAATGACGATGGCGATGAGTACCGCATGGAAGACTACCACATCCTGTCCATGGACAGCGTGGATGCGCCCTGTGTGGACAACGGCTGTGCCCTGCACATGAAGGATGTCCCCTGGGTCAGCAAGCAGATGTGGGCCCCCGACGCCGCGTATAAAGACGGTAAGTATTATCTCTACTTCCCTGCACGCGACAAGGACGGCATCTTCCGCATCGGCGTTGCGGTTTCCGATGACCCCGCCGGCCCCTTCACTCCTGAAGAGAACTATATGCCCGGCAGCTACAGCATCGACCCGGCCGTGCTCGTGGACGATGACGGACGCGCTTATATGTACAACGGCGGCCTGTGGGGCGGCCAGCTGGAAATGTGGCAGAGCGGCAGCTTTGATCCCAATGCCCACCGTCCGGAAGGCGACGAACCCGCCCTCGGCCCGGTTTTCGGCGAGTTGGATGCTGACATGAAGCACTATAAAGGCGAAACGAAGCAGCTGCAGATCCTGGACGAAAACGGAAAGCCCCTCACCGCCGGTGATGAGGACCGCCGCTATTTCGAAGGTCCCTGGATGCATAAGTTTAACGGAAAGTACTATCTCTCCTACTCCACCGGTACCACCCACTACCTGGTATACGCTGAAGGTAATCGCCCGGACGGACCCTTCACCTATAAGGGAAGAATCATGGAGCCTGTGCTTGGCTGGACCACGCATCACTCCATCGTGGAATACCAGGGCAAATGGTACCTGTTCTATCATGACTGTGAGCTGTCCAACGGCATCAACCACCGCCGCTGCGTCAAGTTCACCGAGCTGACCATTCACGAGGACGGCACCATCGAGACAATCCGTCCTTACGAAAAGTAA
- a CDS encoding tRNA threonylcarbamoyladenosine dehydratase, whose protein sequence is MLNQFSRTQLLLGPEAMEHLVQCRVAVFGVGGVGGYTVEALARSGVGALDLIDDDKVCLTNLNRQIYATRSTVGKYKVDVAEERIKDINPDCKVTTYKTFYLPETQDQFDFTQYDYVVDAIDTVKGKLALVEQAQAAGTPIICAMGAGNKLDPTAFKVADIYKTSVCPLARVMRTECRKRRIKHLKVVYSTEKPVRPLEDPSISCRKHCICPPDTRKCTVRRDIPGSTAFVPAAAGLIIAGEVVKDLCREYMVKNEEN, encoded by the coding sequence ATGCTGAATCAGTTTTCCAGAACACAACTGCTGCTTGGACCGGAGGCCATGGAACACCTCGTACAATGCCGCGTGGCCGTGTTCGGCGTCGGCGGTGTGGGCGGTTATACGGTGGAAGCGCTGGCCCGTTCCGGCGTCGGCGCCCTGGACCTGATTGACGATGACAAAGTCTGCCTGACCAACCTGAACCGCCAGATCTATGCCACCCGCAGCACGGTGGGCAAATACAAGGTGGACGTGGCGGAGGAACGGATTAAGGATATCAACCCGGACTGCAAGGTTACAACATATAAAACTTTCTACCTGCCGGAAACGCAGGATCAGTTTGATTTCACTCAATATGATTATGTGGTGGATGCCATTGATACTGTAAAAGGCAAACTGGCACTGGTGGAACAGGCACAGGCAGCGGGTACGCCCATTATCTGTGCCATGGGTGCCGGCAACAAGCTGGATCCCACCGCTTTCAAAGTGGCGGATATCTACAAGACCTCTGTATGTCCCCTAGCAAGGGTGATGCGCACAGAATGCCGGAAGAGACGTATCAAGCACCTGAAGGTTGTCTATTCCACAGAAAAACCGGTCAGGCCGCTGGAGGATCCGTCTATCAGCTGCAGAAAACACTGCATCTGTCCTCCGGATACCCGGAAGTGCACAGTGCGCAGGGATATCCCGGGTTCCACCGCGTTTGTTCCGGCTGCCGCAGGACTGATTATCGCCGGTGAAGTGGTGAAGGACCTTTGCCGGGAATACATGGTCAAAAACGAGGAAAACTAA